In Acidobacteriota bacterium, a single window of DNA contains:
- a CDS encoding calcium-translocating P-type ATPase, PMCA-type has protein sequence MNENPEPAKINASSLAHATPVATVIEFFEINPQTGLSAEEITRRESQFGKNRLPDAQTRSMWRALVDQFLSLIVALLLGASLIALLRGDTIEGLAILVVLVVNALVGFATEWQASRALQALRKQARASARVRRNGQETLIDAEELLPGDLVILNAGDRIPADGRLIECANLFAEESALTGESATVTKGVEPVSKDAPLAERSSMLYLGTTIAAGHALMLVTATGINTELGQIGKLLAGTAKESTPLERKLGELGQHLVYIVLGVAAIVFLAGWFHGENIWMMLEVAISLAVAAVPEALPAVTTLILALGVLRMARERAIVRRLSAVETLGSTTIICSDKTGTLTENRMTAREIFLADSAAIHLDEKNPTIEENQLLASAARVALLCNEASAINQTDGKLQTLGDPTETALLVMAHQLGFDVVRERENHKKLFEVPFDTATKRMLTIHEIGDGKRFAALKGAPGVVLKNCSHFATPALEPVPLDEAKRKYFLEINDEMADQALRVLALAERKLEAHEALEAVASLTNEKATAASHNENHRFTFLGFVGMIDPPRAEVPAAIKLAQGAGVRTVMLTGDQINTARAIARELGLSGDSELQALHARDLTEASQENLAELARTATVFARVSPEDKLRIVDALKQAGEIVAVTGDGVNDAPALKRADIGIAMGMRGTDVAREAADVVLADDNFATLIKAIEGGRTIYANITKFVHMMFSHNFAEVLVIFAAILAGLPLPLLPLQILWMNFVTDIFPAFALAVEPPSRGVMKHHPRSPQEALLSRPFLLLIGWQSALLASIAIACYLWALQTYGEGTHARTIALISLINVQLGHFFNCRSRTHSLFVGLFNNPFVWMATGMVIGLQLLAVYFAPLAKVLDTAPLAPTDWYIAAMSLFAPMVIVEVVKAIVQIRKRDQVFD, from the coding sequence ATGAACGAAAACCCGGAGCCTGCAAAAATCAACGCCTCCAGCTTAGCCCATGCCACACCCGTTGCAACGGTCATAGAATTTTTTGAGATCAATCCCCAAACCGGACTCAGCGCCGAGGAGATTACCAGGCGCGAGTCGCAGTTCGGTAAAAACCGTTTGCCGGACGCGCAAACCCGCTCTATGTGGCGGGCGCTCGTTGATCAATTTCTCAGTTTGATTGTGGCTTTGTTGCTTGGCGCATCCTTAATTGCTTTGCTTCGCGGCGACACCATCGAAGGCTTGGCGATTTTGGTGGTGCTGGTTGTGAATGCGCTGGTCGGGTTTGCCACCGAATGGCAAGCCAGTCGCGCCTTGCAGGCGCTTCGCAAACAGGCGCGCGCCTCTGCCCGTGTGCGTCGTAACGGACAGGAAACCCTCATTGATGCCGAAGAATTACTCCCCGGCGATCTGGTGATTTTGAATGCCGGAGACCGCATACCCGCTGATGGTCGCTTGATTGAATGCGCCAATCTGTTTGCCGAAGAATCTGCGCTCACCGGCGAAAGCGCGACGGTCACGAAAGGGGTTGAGCCGGTAAGCAAAGACGCGCCGCTTGCTGAACGCAGTTCCATGCTCTATCTCGGAACCACCATCGCCGCAGGGCACGCGCTCATGCTGGTCACCGCAACCGGCATCAATACTGAACTGGGGCAAATCGGAAAACTGCTTGCAGGCACCGCGAAAGAATCGACGCCGCTTGAACGAAAACTTGGCGAACTCGGGCAGCATCTGGTTTATATCGTGCTGGGAGTTGCCGCAATCGTTTTTCTGGCGGGTTGGTTTCATGGCGAAAATATCTGGATGATGCTCGAAGTCGCCATCAGCCTTGCGGTTGCTGCCGTGCCGGAAGCATTGCCTGCGGTCACAACTTTAATTTTGGCGCTCGGAGTTTTGCGCATGGCTCGCGAACGCGCCATCGTGCGCCGTTTGTCAGCCGTTGAAACGCTTGGCAGCACGACCATCATCTGTTCGGATAAAACCGGCACGCTTACGGAAAACCGCATGACGGCGCGGGAAATTTTTCTCGCCGATAGCGCAGCGATTCACCTTGATGAAAAAAATCCAACGATAGAAGAAAATCAATTATTAGCCAGCGCCGCGCGCGTTGCCCTGCTTTGCAACGAAGCCTCGGCAATCAATCAGACAGACGGCAAGTTGCAAACGCTTGGCGACCCCACGGAAACCGCATTGTTGGTGATGGCGCATCAGCTCGGATTTGATGTCGTCCGCGAAAGAGAAAATCACAAAAAGCTGTTTGAGGTGCCTTTCGACACCGCCACCAAACGCATGTTGACGATTCACGAAATCGGCGATGGCAAACGTTTTGCCGCGCTCAAAGGCGCGCCGGGTGTCGTCCTGAAAAATTGTTCGCATTTTGCGACACCCGCACTTGAACCTGTACCGCTTGATGAAGCGAAGCGCAAATATTTTCTAGAGATCAATGACGAGATGGCTGACCAGGCGTTGCGCGTGCTGGCGCTTGCCGAAAGAAAGCTGGAAGCCCATGAAGCGCTTGAAGCCGTCGCCTCTTTAACCAACGAAAAAGCCACCGCAGCATCGCATAATGAAAATCACCGCTTCACCTTTCTCGGTTTTGTCGGAATGATCGACCCGCCGCGCGCAGAGGTTCCCGCCGCTATCAAACTCGCGCAAGGCGCAGGGGTTCGCACGGTGATGCTCACGGGCGATCAAATCAACACCGCCCGCGCCATCGCCAGAGAATTGGGACTCAGCGGCGATAGCGAATTGCAGGCGCTGCACGCGCGCGACCTTACGGAAGCCTCACAGGAAAATCTTGCGGAGTTGGCGCGCACCGCAACGGTGTTTGCGCGGGTTTCGCCCGAAGACAAACTGCGCATTGTGGACGCCCTCAAGCAAGCCGGTGAGATTGTTGCTGTAACCGGCGACGGGGTAAACGATGCGCCGGCGCTCAAACGCGCAGACATCGGCATTGCTATGGGAATGCGCGGCACGGATGTGGCGCGCGAAGCCGCCGATGTGGTGTTAGCCGATGACAATTTTGCAACGCTGATTAAAGCCATCGAAGGCGGGCGGACGATTTACGCCAATATCACCAAGTTTGTGCATATGATGTTCTCGCACAATTTCGCCGAAGTCCTGGTTATCTTCGCAGCGATTCTTGCAGGCTTGCCGTTGCCGCTTCTGCCTTTGCAGATTTTGTGGATGAATTTTGTGACCGATATTTTTCCGGCTTTCGCTCTGGCAGTTGAACCGCCTTCACGCGGCGTCATGAAACACCATCCGCGCTCACCGCAGGAAGCTCTGCTGTCGCGTCCCTTTCTATTATTGATTGGCTGGCAAAGCGCCCTGCTTGCCAGCATCGCGATTGCCTGTTATCTATGGGCTTTGCAAACCTACGGCGAAGGAACTCACGCCCGCACCATCGCCTTGATTTCATTAATCAATGTGCAACTCGGTCATTTTTTCAATTGCCGGTCGCGGACGCATTCGTTGTTTGTCGGATTATTCAATAATCCATTCGTGTGGATGGCAACCGGGATGGTCATCGGATTGCAATTGCTTGCCGTCTATTTTGCGCCGCTCGCCAAAGTTTTGGATACCGCGCCGCTTGCGCCAACCGATTGGTACATCGCGGCGATGTCTCTGTTTGCGCCGATGGTGATTGTCGAGGTGGTGAAAGCGATTGTACAGATACGAAAGCGTGATCAGGTGTTCGATTAA